A stretch of Toxoplasma gondii ME49 chromosome V, whole genome shotgun sequence DNA encodes these proteins:
- a CDS encoding hypothetical protein (encoded by transcript TGME49_286190~Predicted trans-membrane domain (TMHMM2.0):1387-1410), translating to MPLLPQRNGPHLGALATESGSLGSQPAEKKGHASADTRTSFSRPQAASLADLPPAGRRVGSREHFSLSLSHSGGEAPIRRSAKANRPPTPPVQSALAREARPLLPSEDKKGRDVSPSPSSSSLASSSSPSLLVAAAVFSHPVHAAFASQLRAPSPRQASTRLSSSLGQVSPAASLSVSVSGGDAYAQDMSACRRSSVRSETFRVSAREAPPPPPHTQGPTRRASVSSPSRRRSGTPSYLNPTVASRQRSLQRSEERRGERFSRNRSPSLTREGPSRSSQIPLSSRPTFPPSSLTSSLRLHSVSATPGALPPLPPARFRGCRALEETEQRRVTGALQLQTVSCMRSSSSDRELTLGTDRGEVSRSLGGPAVRLAPRRALGEREETAECEERNAEGRGESRSRSEQRAEGENTKDGRRRAIREAGEEGEARSTRRSAELGGGREGRANAETGERRQVQPSVTRDSHTAKPRMSSSSAPSRGEDERCHFETPWALGPSSTPRRRSSASSSFSLYTSCSSLRATERESGEGESRSNRGLRSSASPQSVPRDSESRRQSQCLNTHTQCVSAPVSREEKQFLSAAARVSASSRPRADPPEARAGPLLEDPCARSFSSFGGTRSPSDLQRRSCAEFLLEASATDATANSKKKEEAAEEDLSSSSWLERDPLFRALSERAASTVRELPVDQLLADEAASFGAQNPTVSPRGGRSETGVAATGGDSPLFLSQQLSDGEAPMLTRTQRPDEEKRAREADELEKEVNRHEEETGARGSVGGQRLPQRGDNGGSAWSESNQTSLCPDVSRRCFFSLFSRQVDSAESAESERRGNVSCGDAHVEADAEESDETEAKTRRAGGEEERDQEDERGERKTQVLSRYPVSSSQARREPSRLHSSAVSRASVPSSSSSRVSKENAESSLSHAWPSSLPPPPKRGLKPEGLSSSTDRRASPSLIPKARPLGLARPATARERAGQARVASTLSSSSSLSSASASLCSSSSGLLRVAGGVQGRRDHAADGAGGEKGDPLFASVVAGEAEEEASLAGRHAETPQREGEREGSEDMAEGGISESPASASAASKRGGGLCDLSSWLVSSFSFSSRRPPQSQTGARLASGTKTVSASLAADSVADERNQGAGERGRAVGPRLWREILRRALTLLLLLGRVLTSSYDSLAAHGGVRGVIASLEEAKEEKEEVREDGRENDGSRRGSRARGDSTQQSTITRSQGSVERPFTETARGRESRGDGRKELAGKGNRLLVQTGQREAARPRSADAQGVSVDSRVSDSSGASPMGRLSEAAARLSMEKGRFACHLVSRMVCEAESQVFSGGVLSLLFGRRREGEGERESAAKGGARAEHAAGTAEVRKDSWIPTREKDPGSLEEKAKSDGQAAATERSFSLTSPLFFIALLSFLGLFFFLTLESHEDDLVDIDFM from the coding sequence aTGCCTCTCCTGCCTCAGCGTAACGGACCCCACCTGGGGGCGCTTGCCACAGAGTCTGGGTCCTTGGGGTCTCAGcctgcggagaagaaagggcaTGCTTCGGCAGACACGCGGACAAGTTTCAGCAGGCCTCaggccgcctctctcgccgacTTACCTCCAGCAGGCAGAAGAGTTGGAAGCCGGGagcatttctctctctccttgtctcaCAGTGGCGGGGAAGCTCCGATCCGTCGCAGCGCGAAAGCCAACAGGCCTCCAACGCCTCCCGTCCAGTCTGCTCTCGCGCGCGAGGCTCGACCGCTCCTGCCGAGCGAGGACAAAAAGGGACGAGAtgtctccccgtctccgtcttcctcttctctcgcctcttcttcctctccttcgctcctcGTGGCTgccgctgtcttctctcatccggtgcatgcagcgtttGCCTCCCAGCTCCGTGCGCCGTCGCCTCGCCAGGCCTCCACGcggctctcgtcttctctcggacAGGTCTCGccggccgcctctctctctgtctcggtctCTGGAGGCGACGCGTATGCGCAGGACATGAGTGCCTGTCGAAGGAGCTCTGTTCGCTCCGAAACGTTCAGAGTGTCTGCGCGGGAGGccccgcctccgccgcccCACACGCAGGGCCCCACGCGGCGggcaagtgtctcctcgccctcccGCCGAAGAAGCGGGACGCCTTCGTATCTGAACCCCACTGTCGCTTCGCGGCAGCGATCTCTGCAGCGCAGCGAGGAGCGAAGGGGAGAGCGTTTTTCTCGGAACCGGTCTCCGTCGTTGACTCGCGAGGGgccctctcgttcttctcagATTCCGCTCTCCTCGCGGCCTACCTTTCCCCCATCCTctctcacttcttctcttcgtctccacagCGTGTCTGCGACTCCAGGCgcgctgccgcctctgccgcctgcGCGCTTTCGAGGATGTCGAGCGCTCGAAGAGACCGAGCAGAGGCGGGTGACGGgcgcgctgcagctgcaaACTGtctcgtgcatgcgttcgtcgtcttcaGACAGGGAATTGACACTGGGGACCGACCGCGGCGAAGTTTCACGTAGCCTCGGGGGCCCTGCGGTGCGACTCGCGCCCCGAAGAGCActcggcgagagagaggagacagcggagtgcgaagagaggaacgcggagGGCAGAGGCGAATCGAGGAGCAGGTCGGAGCAAAGGGCAGAGGGCGAAAACACTAAAGACGGGAGGAGGCGAGCGATacgagaagcgggagaagagggggaagcgagaagcacgAGAAGAAGTGCAGAGCTCGGAGGCGGTAGAGAAGGACGAGCGAACgcagaaacgggagagagaaggcaggtgCAGCCTAGCGTCACTCGAGACTCACATACAGCGAAGCCGAGgatgtcgtcttcttcagccccctcgcgaggcgaagacgaacgcTGTCACTTCGAGACGCCCTGGGCGCTGGGGCCTTCGTCCACGCCGCGCCGCcgctcttcagcttcttcctccttttcatTGTACACttcatgttcttctcttcgcgcgacagagagagaatccGGAGAGGGGGAAAGCCGATCGAACCGTGGTCTGCggtcctctgcttcccccCAAAGCGTTCCGAGAGACTCCGAATCCAGGCGGCAGAGTCAGTGCctcaacacacacacacagtgtGTCTCGGCTCCAGtctcgcgagaagagaaacagttcCTTTCTGCGGCTGCTCGCGTCTCGGCCTCCAGCCGCCCACGCGCAGACCCGCCCGAGGCGAGGGCGGGGCCTTTGCTGGAGGATCCGTGTgctcgttccttctcctctttcggcGGAACTCGTTCGCCTTCTGACTTGCAGAGACGGAGTTGTGCGGAGTTTCTACTGGAGGCGAGCGCGACGGACGCAACTGCGAActcgaaaaagaaggaagaagcagccgaAGAAGATCTTTCCTCGAGTTCTTGGTTGGAGCGCGACCCTCTGTTTCGGGCACTGTCGGAGCGGGCCGCGTCGACGGTCCGCGAGTTGCCTGTCGACCAACTTCTTGCGGACGAGGCCGCGAGCTTTGGAGCCCAAAACCCCACAGTGTCGCCTCGCGGTGGGAGGTCGGAGACAGGTGTGGCCGCGaccggaggagacagtcccCTGTTTCTATCGCAGCAGCTCTCAGATGGGGAGGCTCCAATGCTCACAAGGACCCAGAGACctgacgaagaaaagcgCGCGAGGGAAGCAGATGAGCTCGAGAAAGAGGTCAACCgtcacgaagaagagaccggCGCGCGAGGGAGTGTGGGGGGACAGAGACTGCCCCAGCGTGGAGACAACGGAGGCAGCGCCTGGAGCGAGAGCAACCAGACTTCCCTCTGCCCTGACGTTTCCCGCagatgtttcttctctctcttttctcgccagGTCGACTCCGCAGAAAgcgcagaaagcgagagacgcggtAACGTTTCATGTGGCGACGCGCATGTTGAAGCAGATGCTGAGGAGTCGGACGAGACCGAagcgaaaacgaggagagcggggggtgaagaagagagagaccaggaggacgagaggggagagagaaaaacgcaggtACTCAGTCGATACCCGGTATCTTCCTCGCAAGCGAGACGGGAGCCAAGTCGCCTCCACTCTTCGGCTGTCTCCAGGGCCTCTgtgccgtcttcgtcttcttctcgcgtatCAAAGGAGAACGCAGAAAGCAGCCTGTCTCATGCTtggccttcctcgcttccacCTCCGCCCAAGCGAGGACTCAAGCCCGAGggcctttcctcttccacggaccgtcgcgcgtctccttctctgatTCCGAAGGCGCGGCCTCTCGGTCTCGCTCGTCCTGCAACTGCGCGAGAGCGAGCAGGTCAGGCCAGGGTCGCGTCCacgctctcgtcttcctcttctctttcttctgcctctgcgtctctttgttcctcttcttccggctTGCTGAGAGTCGCGGGAGGTGTACAGGGACGGAGAGATCACGCTGCAGATGGGGCAGGcggggagaagggagacccTTTGTTTGCGTCGGTCGTAGCGGGCGAGGCTGAGGAGGAAGCGTCTCTCGCAGGCAGACATGCAGAGACCcctcagagagaaggagagagggagggaagcgaagacatGGCGGAGGGAGGCATCAGCGAGTCTCCTGCTTCCGCAAGTGCTGCGTCGAAGAGAGGAGGTGGACTTTGTGACTTGTCTTCGTGGCTTGTCTCgtcgttctccttttcttcgcgtcgtCCTCCTCAGTCGCAAACGGGAGCGAGGCTTGCGTCTGGAACGAAGACggtgtctgcctctctcgccgcagACTCGgtcgcagacgagagaaaccaAGGAGCTggcgagagaggccgagCCGTCGGTCCTCGACTCTGGAGGGAAATCCTTCGCAGGGCGCTCacgctccttcttctcctcggtcGGGTGCTCACCTCCTCGTACGACTCTCTCGCGGCTCATGGAGGCGTCCGCGGCGTTATCGCTTCTCtcgaagaagcaaaggaagagaaagaagaagtgagagaagacgggagagaaaacgatggCAGCCGAAGGGGAAgccgagcgagaggagacagcacaCAACAGAGCACGATCACTCGTAGCCAAGGAAGCGTGGAGAGGCCGTtcacggagacagcgaggggACGCGAAAGTCGAGGGGATGGAAGAAAAGAGTTGGCTGGAAAGGGCAACCGACTGCTTGTGCAAactggacagagagaagccgcgcgACCTCGATCAGCAGATGCTCAAGGTGTGTCTGTGGACAGCCGAGTGAGCGACAGTTCGGGTGCGTCGCCGATGGGGAGACTCTCAGAGGCGGCTGCTCGACTATCCATGGAGAAAGGACGTTTCGCATGTCATCTTGTCTCTCGTATGGTTTGCGAAGCCGAGAGCCAGGTTTTCTCTGGGggtgttctctctctcctttttgggagacgccgagagggagaaggtgagagggaaTCCGCAGCGAAAGGCGGAGCACGCGCCGAGCATGCAGCGGGGACGGCGGAAGTCAGGAAAGACTCGTGGATTCcaacgcgagaaaaggacCCGGGGAGtctggaggagaaagcgaaaagtGACGGACAAGCTGCGGCAACTGAAAGGTCTTTTTCCCTCACTTCTCCACTGTTCTTcatcgctctcctctcctttctcggaTTATTCTTCTTCTTAACTCTTGAGTCTCACGAAGACGACCTCGTAGACATCGACTTTATGTAA
- a CDS encoding hypothetical protein (encoded by transcript TGME49_286200~Signal peptide predicted by SignalP 2.0 HMM (probability 0.672) with cleavage site probability 0.286 at residue 31): protein MRELSLLLSELVARLPPSPVSFLALCRAVVSQEGLSVFSWIPWRSADRAQFELYVHPTAAEVPPPRNSGLRATPKGSTKHKGEGLFASFAGQTSSQKGFLVRYKDDLRP, encoded by the coding sequence atgcgcgaactTTCCCTGCTCCTCTCCGAACTCGTCGCTCGgcttcctccttcccctgtctcctttcttgctctctgcCGCGCAGTCGTGAGCCAGGAgggtctctccgtcttctcttggATTCCCTGGCGATCTGCTGACCGGGCACAGTTCgagctgtatgtacacccgacaGCTGCGGAAGTTCCGCCTCCGCGCAACTCGGGCTTGCGCGCGACTCCCAAGGGAAGCACGAAGCACAAGGGAGAAGGCcttttcgcctccttcgcggGCCAAACTTCGTCACAGAAAGGCTTTCTTGTCCGATACAAAGACGACCTTCGCCCGTAG